The following DNA comes from Streptomyces globosus.
GGGACCCCGGCGACGGCCTCGACGGCCTTGTTGTCGCTGCTCGCGGCGAGGTTCAGGTACTTGCCGCCGGCGATCGGGTAGTGCACGAAGTGGCAGCCGGGCCCGGTCCACCAGGTGACGGATGTCAGGTGCCTCAGCTCCTCGGGGACCTGCTCCATCGGGATGATCGCCCGGTAGACGGTGATCCCGGAGTTGCGGGGGGCGCCGTCGCCGACGAGCTGGCCGCGGATCGCGGAGTGGATGCCGTCGGCGCCGATCAGGGCGTCGGCGGTGAGGCGCTCGCCGTCCTCCAGGACGACGGTGGCGCCCGCGGCGTCCTGCTCGTAGCCGGTCGCGGTGGCGGCGCTGCGCAGTTCGATGCCCTCGGCGGCCCGGCAGGCCTCCAGCAGCTTGGTGTGCAGTTCGGCGCGGTGGACGACCGCGTACGGGTTCCCGAACCGCTCCCGGTAGGCCTCGGTCAGGTCGAGGCCGGCGACGCGCTCGCCGGTGACGCCGTCCATGAAGCGGAGTTCGTCCATCTGGACGGCGGTGGAGCGGACGGCGTCGCCGAGGCCGAGCCGGTCGAGGGCGTGCAGGCCGTTCGGGGCGAGCTGGATGCCGGCGCCTATCTCCGCGAACTGCGGGGCGCGTTCCAGGACGAGGACCCCGTGTCCCTGCCGGGCGACGGCCAGGGCCGCAGCGAGTCCGCCGATGCCGCCGCCGACGATGATGAGCTTCGCCATGTCAGATCTTCTCCTCGATGAGCTGGGACGTGGTGCCGGCGGCGATCAGGCGGGCGAGCTCCAGCCGCTTGATCTTGGTGGTGGCGGTCTGCGGGAGGTCGGACTGGCGCCACTGGACGGGCTCGGCCATCGGGGGGAGCCCGGCGGTGGCGG
Coding sequences within:
- a CDS encoding FAD-dependent monooxygenase, whose protein sequence is MAKLIIVGGGIGGLAAALAVARQGHGVLVLERAPQFAEIGAGIQLAPNGLHALDRLGLGDAVRSTAVQMDELRFMDGVTGERVAGLDLTEAYRERFGNPYAVVHRAELHTKLLEACRAAEGIELRSAATATGYEQDAAGATVVLEDGERLTADALIGADGIHSAIRGQLVGDGAPRNSGITVYRAIIPMEQVPEELRHLTSVTWWTGPGCHFVHYPIAGGKYLNLAASSDNKAVEAVAGVPATDGDIRREFASLGEDAQRLLALGEGWKSWVLVDRDPVDTWTDGRVALLGDAAHPMLHYVAQGACQGLEDAVVLGDLLDCGAGELPQRFEKFNAERRERTGRIQLLARESIKLWHTSGAAASDRNAVLAGFSRDELHDYVAWMHGHRTDDTATAATAATAAALTAPNGDQR